One region of Macadamia integrifolia cultivar HAES 741 chromosome 11, SCU_Mint_v3, whole genome shotgun sequence genomic DNA includes:
- the LOC122093498 gene encoding F-box protein SKIP27-like, whose product MALGKYGSSNVKLNGFDASNVDSMDEGLGQVYCTRAMGRKRIVVSNYVESLTPSSHFRTPSKRRLNMVRNKDDSEKSLLEALPQDILVRVLCFVDHDDLKQLIQVSKPVRDATLIAKQSHFAYSTPRAKRIPGLRTLSSDLELESPEAPNAPEQKRGAKSRISGKKLSEISVALFNSPEDDDLWSKCIIR is encoded by the exons ATGGCGTTGGGGAAATACGGAAGTTCTAATGTGAAGCTCAATGGATTTGATGCTTCAAATGTGGATTCGATGGACGAAGGATTGGGGCAAGTTTACTGTACACGAGCAATGGGGAGGAAAAGGATTGTGGTTTCAAACTATGTGGAGTCGCTGACTCCTAGCTCTCATTTCAGGACTCCATCAAAAAGGCGTCTGAATATGGTGAGAAACAAGGACGACAGTGAAAAATCTCTTCTTGAAGCATTGCCTCAGGACATTCTG GTCCGTGTACTATGCTTCGTTGACCATGACGATCTGAAGCAGCTTATCCAAGTATCGAAGCCAGTCAGAGATGCA ACTCTGATAGCAAAGCAATCCCATTTCGCGTATAGTACACCACGGGCTAAGAGGATTCCTGGATTAAGGACTTTGAGTAGTGATCTAGAACTTGAAAGCCCTGAAGCACCGAATGCTCCTGAACAGAAAAGGGGTGCCAAGTCCAGAATCAGCGGGAAAAAGCTTTCTGAAATCAGTGTAGCATTGTTCAATTCGCCCGAGGATGATGATCTTTGGTCGAAATGCATTATTCGTTAG